A DNA window from Pleurodeles waltl isolate 20211129_DDA chromosome 12, aPleWal1.hap1.20221129, whole genome shotgun sequence contains the following coding sequences:
- the LOC138267510 gene encoding zinc finger protein 271-like isoform X2 codes for MENSTGFVTVKTESEGLLTNMSSMDFQETEGTDNSIGCETLKNELISEDEMEQSSCYKMNLEENNRVADSTEDGSFDEDRAFNHEKYPNKKGRNDECLVKEIARDTDVQYLMQTETSNEWATIKTENGNSVTTALRKSIGLVRDVCKPTRLSEQQNSYSSLPTHQRKHTPKKPYACTQCAKCFTRLPTLIYHQREHTGDKPFTCSECGKMYNHNYELITHQRLHTGVKPFTCTECGKSFSRKSAFVNHQRLHAWETMYTCKECGKSYSQRANLVIHQRKHTGEQPYSCSECGKSFRGPSTLKVHEQIHTENKQYTCMECGKSYSQKSNFIMHQRIHADEKPYTCEECGRNFKWSSSLKIHKKIHTGEKPFACEECGNSFRLASILLEHQKIHTGEKPYVCDECGKAFRQLSKLNGHKQIHTGQKLHKCSKCGKGFSQRAGLTTHLRTHTGKKPYVCDECGRSFQQASYLISHQRKHTGEKPFICSECGKGFCKSAYLARHERIHTGEKPFQCSECEKTFSSPSNRLQHQRVHTGEKPYQCSECGKSFSYSTNLLYHQSVHTGVKPYTCKDCGKSFSQPSNLATHQRIHKNEKPYPCTECGRCFSQASNMMKHLQRHKRKLTEEQRPGL; via the exons GGTGTGAAACTCTGAAGAATGAATTGATTTCTGAAGATGAAATGGAACAGTCTTCTTGCTACAAAATGAACCTTGAGGAGAATAACCGAGTGGCAGATTCCACAG AAGATGGTTCATTTGATGAAGATCGAGCATTTAATCATGAAAAGTATCCTAACAAAAAAGGGAGAAATGACGAATGTCTTGTAAAAGAAATTGCCAGGGACACAGATGTGCAGTATCTCATGCAGACAGAAACCAGCAATGAATGGGCAACAATTAAAACAGAGAATGGAAACTCTGTCACAACTGCACTAAGAAAATCCATTGGCCTTGTGAGGGATGTATGCAAACCCACACGCTTGTCTGAGCAGCAGAATTCTTACTCTTCATTACCAACgcaccaaagaaaacacacaccaaAGAAACCTTATGCGTGTACTCAGTGTGCAAAATGTTTCACTCGACTGCCAACTCTCATCTACCATCAgagggagcacacaggagacaaaccgTTCACCTGCAGCGAATGTGGTAAAATGTACAATCACAATTATGAGCTGATTACGCATCAGCGCCTGCACACAGGTGTAAAGCCATTTACTTGTACGgaatgtgggaaaagctttagccgGAAGTCAGCATTTGTTAATCATCAGAGACTGCATGCCTGGGAAACCATGTACACATGTAAGGAATGTGGAAAAAGTTATAGCCAGAGGGCCAACTTGGTTATACACCAAAGAAAGCACACAGGAGAGCAACCATAttcatgcagtgaatgtggaaagagttTTAGGGGCCCCTCCACCTTGAAAGTACATGAGCAAATTCACACAGAAAATAAACAGTATACTTGCATGGAATGTGGCAAGAGCTACAGCCAGAAATCAAACTTTATCATGCATCAGCGGATACATGCGGATGAAAAGCCGTACACATGCGAGGAATGTGGAAGGAACTTTAAGTGgtcttcatctttaaaaatacataagaaGATACACACAGGCGAGAAACCATTTGCATGTGAGGAATGTGGAAATAGTTTTCGTTTGGCGTCAATATTGCTTGAACATCAGAAAATACACACTGGTGAAAAACCGTACGTATGTGATGAATGTGGGAAAGCTTTCAGACAATTATCAAAGCTGAATGGTCACAAGCAAATTCACACAGGCCAGAAATTGCATAAATGTAGTAAATGTGGAAAGGGCTTTAGTCAAAGAGCAGGACTGACCACACATTTACGAACACACACAGGTAAAAAGCCGTATGTCTGTGATGAATGTGGGAGATCTTTTCAGCAGGCCTCCTACCTCATCTCCCATCAGAGGAAGCACACTGGCGAGAAACCATTTATATGCAGTGAATGTGGGAAAGGTTTCTGCAAGTCTGCCTATTTGGCCAGACACGAGCGAATACATACTGGTGAAAAGCCCTTCCAATGTAGTGAATGTGAAAAAACTTTTAGCAGTCCATCAAACCGGTTGCAACATCAACGAGTGCACACTGGCGAGAAACCCTATCAGTGTAGTGAATGTGGGAAAAGTTTCAGTTATTCAACAAACTTGCTGTATCATCAGAGTGTACATACAGGAGTGAAACCATATACATGTAAGGATTGTGGCAAGAGTTTCAGTCAGCCATCTAACTTGGCCACACATCAGCGAATTCACAAAAACGAGAAACCCTATCCGTGTACTGAATGTGGTAGGTGTTTCTCTCAGGCTTCAAATATGATGAAGCACCtccagagacacaaaagaaaactcACTGAGGAGCAGAGACCTGGCCTGTGA
- the LOC138267510 gene encoding zinc finger protein 271-like isoform X1: MENSTGFVTVKTESEGLLTNMSSMDFQETEGTDNSIGCETLKNELISEDEMEQSSCYKMNLEENNRVADSTGDQETDKSSVLKKDGSFDEDRAFNHEKYPNKKGRNDECLVKEIARDTDVQYLMQTETSNEWATIKTENGNSVTTALRKSIGLVRDVCKPTRLSEQQNSYSSLPTHQRKHTPKKPYACTQCAKCFTRLPTLIYHQREHTGDKPFTCSECGKMYNHNYELITHQRLHTGVKPFTCTECGKSFSRKSAFVNHQRLHAWETMYTCKECGKSYSQRANLVIHQRKHTGEQPYSCSECGKSFRGPSTLKVHEQIHTENKQYTCMECGKSYSQKSNFIMHQRIHADEKPYTCEECGRNFKWSSSLKIHKKIHTGEKPFACEECGNSFRLASILLEHQKIHTGEKPYVCDECGKAFRQLSKLNGHKQIHTGQKLHKCSKCGKGFSQRAGLTTHLRTHTGKKPYVCDECGRSFQQASYLISHQRKHTGEKPFICSECGKGFCKSAYLARHERIHTGEKPFQCSECEKTFSSPSNRLQHQRVHTGEKPYQCSECGKSFSYSTNLLYHQSVHTGVKPYTCKDCGKSFSQPSNLATHQRIHKNEKPYPCTECGRCFSQASNMMKHLQRHKRKLTEEQRPGL; this comes from the exons GGTGTGAAACTCTGAAGAATGAATTGATTTCTGAAGATGAAATGGAACAGTCTTCTTGCTACAAAATGAACCTTGAGGAGAATAACCGAGTGGCAGATTCCACAGGTGACCAAGAAACTGATAAAAGCTCAGTACTAAAGA AAGATGGTTCATTTGATGAAGATCGAGCATTTAATCATGAAAAGTATCCTAACAAAAAAGGGAGAAATGACGAATGTCTTGTAAAAGAAATTGCCAGGGACACAGATGTGCAGTATCTCATGCAGACAGAAACCAGCAATGAATGGGCAACAATTAAAACAGAGAATGGAAACTCTGTCACAACTGCACTAAGAAAATCCATTGGCCTTGTGAGGGATGTATGCAAACCCACACGCTTGTCTGAGCAGCAGAATTCTTACTCTTCATTACCAACgcaccaaagaaaacacacaccaaAGAAACCTTATGCGTGTACTCAGTGTGCAAAATGTTTCACTCGACTGCCAACTCTCATCTACCATCAgagggagcacacaggagacaaaccgTTCACCTGCAGCGAATGTGGTAAAATGTACAATCACAATTATGAGCTGATTACGCATCAGCGCCTGCACACAGGTGTAAAGCCATTTACTTGTACGgaatgtgggaaaagctttagccgGAAGTCAGCATTTGTTAATCATCAGAGACTGCATGCCTGGGAAACCATGTACACATGTAAGGAATGTGGAAAAAGTTATAGCCAGAGGGCCAACTTGGTTATACACCAAAGAAAGCACACAGGAGAGCAACCATAttcatgcagtgaatgtggaaagagttTTAGGGGCCCCTCCACCTTGAAAGTACATGAGCAAATTCACACAGAAAATAAACAGTATACTTGCATGGAATGTGGCAAGAGCTACAGCCAGAAATCAAACTTTATCATGCATCAGCGGATACATGCGGATGAAAAGCCGTACACATGCGAGGAATGTGGAAGGAACTTTAAGTGgtcttcatctttaaaaatacataagaaGATACACACAGGCGAGAAACCATTTGCATGTGAGGAATGTGGAAATAGTTTTCGTTTGGCGTCAATATTGCTTGAACATCAGAAAATACACACTGGTGAAAAACCGTACGTATGTGATGAATGTGGGAAAGCTTTCAGACAATTATCAAAGCTGAATGGTCACAAGCAAATTCACACAGGCCAGAAATTGCATAAATGTAGTAAATGTGGAAAGGGCTTTAGTCAAAGAGCAGGACTGACCACACATTTACGAACACACACAGGTAAAAAGCCGTATGTCTGTGATGAATGTGGGAGATCTTTTCAGCAGGCCTCCTACCTCATCTCCCATCAGAGGAAGCACACTGGCGAGAAACCATTTATATGCAGTGAATGTGGGAAAGGTTTCTGCAAGTCTGCCTATTTGGCCAGACACGAGCGAATACATACTGGTGAAAAGCCCTTCCAATGTAGTGAATGTGAAAAAACTTTTAGCAGTCCATCAAACCGGTTGCAACATCAACGAGTGCACACTGGCGAGAAACCCTATCAGTGTAGTGAATGTGGGAAAAGTTTCAGTTATTCAACAAACTTGCTGTATCATCAGAGTGTACATACAGGAGTGAAACCATATACATGTAAGGATTGTGGCAAGAGTTTCAGTCAGCCATCTAACTTGGCCACACATCAGCGAATTCACAAAAACGAGAAACCCTATCCGTGTACTGAATGTGGTAGGTGTTTCTCTCAGGCTTCAAATATGATGAAGCACCtccagagacacaaaagaaaactcACTGAGGAGCAGAGACCTGGCCTGTGA